From the Manis javanica isolate MJ-LG chromosome 11, MJ_LKY, whole genome shotgun sequence genome, one window contains:
- the CYP2R1 gene encoding vitamin D 25-hydroxylase isoform X3, which yields MIELFSDNVELAASASVFLYNAFPWIGVLPFGKHQQLFRNAVVVYDFLSRLIEKASINRKPQLPQHFVDAYLDEMDRGKNDPSSTFSKENLIFSVGELIIAGTETTTNVLRWAVLFMALYPHIQGQVQKEIDLIIGPSGKPSWDDKCKMPYTEAVLHEVLRFCNIVPLGIFHATSEDAVVRGYSIPKGTTIITNLYSVHFDEKYWRDPEIFYPERFLDSSGYFAKKEAFIPFSLGRRHCLGEQLARMEMFLFFTALLQRFHLHFPHELVPNLKPRLGMTLQPQPYLICAERR from the exons ATGATTGAGTTATTCAGTGACAATGTGGAACTGGCTGCCAGCGCCTCGGTCTTCCTGTATAATGCCTTTCCGTGGATTGGTGTCCTCCCTTTTGGAAAACATCAACAGCTGTTCAGAAATGCAGTTGTGGTCTATGATTTTCTCTCCAGGCTTATTGAAAAAGCTTCCATCAACAGAAAGCCTCAGTTACCTCAGCATTTTGTTGATGCTTATTTAGATGAGATGGATCGAGGTAAAAATGACCCGTCATCtactttttccaaagaaaacctGATTTTCTCCGTGGGTGAACTCATCATCGCTGGAACTGAAACTACAACCAATGTGCTGCGGTGGGCAGTTCTCTTCATGGCCCTTTATCCTCACATTCAAG GACAAGTTCAGAAAGAGATTGATTTAATTATAGGACCCAGTGGGAAGCCTTCTTGGGATGACAAATGCAAAATGCCTTATACTGAGGCAGTTTTGCATGAAGTTTTAAGATTCTGTAATATAGTGCCATTAGGGATTTTCCATGCAACCTCTGAAGATGCAGTTGTGCGTGGTTATTCCATTCCTAAAGGCACAACAATAATTACAAATCTTTATTCTGTACACTTTGATGAAAAGTACTGGAGAGACCCAGAGATATTCTACCCTGAGCGATTTCTGGACAGCAGTGGATATTTTGCCAAGAAGGaagctttcattcctttttccctAG GGAGAAGACATTGTCTTGGAGAACAGCTGGCTCGGATGGAAATGTTCCTGTTTTTCACAGCATTGCTTCAGCGGTTTCACTTGCATTTCCCACATGAACTGGTTCCAAATCTGAAGCCCAGGTTAGGCATGACTTTGCAACCCCAACCCTACCTCATCTGTGCAGAAAGACGCTGA